AAATACGGTTTAGCAACATTGTGTGTTGGTGGAGGAATGGGTATGGCTGTAGTAGTAGAGAAATTGTAAGGAGGACTTATGAAACAACCTATCAAAAGATCAGAGCTTAGAATCACTCTCGGAAAATGCTATTATAAATTTAAAAGATATTTACAATGGTGTTTTAGTGGTGAAAGATGGGCTAAAACCTATAATAATGAAGTCTTAAGCGAAAAGGTGTTTGAACATCAAACACCTTTACTTCGAAAACTTAAAAATGTTGATATGTGGATGCAGTACAATAAAGTGGAAAATCTAAAGATTGCAACCCAAAAAATTAATAAAATTGTTATTAACCCCGGGGAAACTTTTTCTTTTTGGCGCTTGATAGGAAAACCGTCTAAAAGAAATGGTTATCGTACAGGTATGGTATTGTCTTATGGTCAAATTATTGAGGGAATAGGGGGAGGACTATGTCAATTATCTAATTTAATTTACTGGATGACTCTTCATACTCCCTTGACCATTAAAGAAAGATATCGCCATACCTATGATGTTTTTCCTGATGCTAATAGAGTTTTGCCATTTGGAAGTGGTGCTACCTGTTCTTATAACTATATTGATCTGCAGATATGTAATGAAACAGATCAGTCATATCAATTAA
The Natranaerofaba carboxydovora genome window above contains:
- a CDS encoding VanW family protein; protein product: MKQPIKRSELRITLGKCYYKFKRYLQWCFSGERWAKTYNNEVLSEKVFEHQTPLLRKLKNVDMWMQYNKVENLKIATQKINKIVINPGETFSFWRLIGKPSKRNGYRTGMVLSYGQIIEGIGGGLCQLSNLIYWMTLHTPLTIKERYRHTYDVFPDANRVLPFGSGATCSYNYIDLQICNETDQSYQLIVYLTDDYLVGEWRSETEPCHSYEVYEKDHWITHEYWGGYVRHNIIHRKVYNLQGELIDDEYVTENHAIMMYQPYLESGY